The following proteins are co-located in the Kineosporia sp. NBRC 101731 genome:
- a CDS encoding deoxynucleoside kinase: protein MVELPSCYQPPITSRVAPFLAVEGISGSGKSTITNLLTGRLDASYLHMLPKPLSTMSGYVNDHGGTLTQWAFYLAGALDAGDTVRHTLASAPMVTDRWVNSVIANHTAVNSLDLNTVREMFAPFLRYLPVPDLTIYLETSEEELLRRFHSRPDRTPQDRLLVRRPGLLTTVMDYYRRLAAEDPTAVTITTDGHTPEELTEQIALLLETRRVAAC, encoded by the coding sequence ATGGTCGAATTGCCCAGCTGCTACCAGCCGCCCATCACGAGCCGGGTCGCTCCGTTCCTGGCCGTCGAGGGAATCAGCGGTTCCGGGAAGTCCACCATCACCAACCTGCTGACCGGACGCCTCGACGCCTCCTACCTGCACATGCTCCCGAAACCTCTCAGCACCATGTCCGGGTACGTCAACGACCACGGCGGAACCCTGACCCAATGGGCGTTCTACCTCGCCGGAGCCCTAGACGCCGGCGACACCGTCCGGCACACACTGGCCAGCGCCCCCATGGTCACCGACCGGTGGGTGAACAGCGTGATCGCCAACCACACCGCCGTGAACAGCCTGGACCTGAACACCGTGCGCGAGATGTTCGCACCGTTCCTGCGCTACCTGCCCGTCCCCGACCTGACCATCTACCTCGAAACCAGCGAGGAGGAACTACTGCGGCGCTTCCACAGCCGCCCCGATCGAACCCCGCAGGATCGACTCCTCGTACGCCGGCCCGGTCTTCTGACCACGGTGATGGACTATTACCGGCGCTTGGCGGCCGAGGACCCCACCGCGGTCACCATCACCACCGACGGGCATACCCCCGAAGAACTGACCGAGCAGATTGCCCTACTGCTGGAAACCCGTCGTGTTGCGGCCTGTTGA
- a CDS encoding STM4013/SEN3800 family hydrolase: protein MISGVDIIGRERRNILLVTMDSLRFDAAAEASRRGLTPRIVGFLSTERWEERRTPGTFTFPAHQALFAGFLPKLYTPEQPPRLWECQPPAGKPVHPTTLVLPAADLLSGLRALGYLTLCIGGVTYFSSETPLGSVLPRMFDQAFWQPLYGSTEPDSTRHQVDKVLALAQEHHDRPVFMFLNISATHVPLGHYLPAGHGPDSVEAQIAALSYVDLHLGRLLDALPETGDWLVILTSDHGEAFGEDGFTGHGIAHPTVLKVPFAQLLTP from the coding sequence ATGATCAGCGGCGTCGACATCATCGGCCGCGAACGGCGAAACATCCTTCTCGTCACGATGGACTCTCTGCGCTTTGATGCCGCTGCGGAAGCGTCCCGCCGTGGCTTGACCCCCAGGATCGTCGGCTTCCTGTCCACTGAGCGATGGGAGGAGCGACGGACGCCGGGCACCTTCACTTTCCCCGCCCACCAAGCACTGTTTGCCGGGTTCCTGCCCAAGCTCTATACGCCTGAGCAGCCACCGCGGTTGTGGGAGTGCCAGCCGCCCGCAGGAAAGCCTGTTCACCCGACGACCCTCGTCCTGCCTGCCGCTGACTTGCTCAGCGGGCTTCGTGCCCTCGGCTATCTCACCTTGTGCATCGGCGGTGTCACCTACTTCTCCAGCGAAACACCGCTCGGCAGCGTCCTGCCGAGAATGTTCGACCAGGCATTTTGGCAGCCCCTGTACGGCAGTACCGAGCCAGACTCGACACGCCACCAAGTCGACAAGGTCCTCGCCCTGGCACAGGAACACCACGACCGCCCGGTCTTCATGTTTCTGAACATCTCGGCCACGCACGTGCCGCTCGGCCACTACCTACCAGCGGGGCACGGGCCCGACAGTGTCGAAGCCCAGATCGCCGCCCTGTCCTACGTCGACCTGCACCTGGGCCGGCTCCTGGATGCCCTACCTGAGACCGGCGACTGGCTGGTCATTCTCACCAGTGATCACGGCGAGGCATTCGGCGAGGACGGATTCACCGGACACGGAATCGCCCATCCGACCGTCCTGAAAGTTCCCTTCGCACAACTACTCACGCCGTGA
- a CDS encoding NUDIX hydrolase, with protein sequence MAQRMTYRAEPFEHVVMADGVVVVAVDAEGRVALVRQNLPLHGEAVSVPGGMIEPGESPLEAARRELGEETGVVAEALSPLGVFAPMPRSTQRLHVFEASGLTVGDPQLTQEEVEQAMVVEWWPVEKAVEAVWDGLVQLSGSALALLAYSARRPSLTA encoded by the coding sequence ATGGCACAGAGGATGACGTACCGAGCCGAGCCATTTGAGCACGTTGTGATGGCTGATGGTGTCGTGGTTGTGGCGGTCGACGCTGAGGGGCGCGTGGCTCTGGTCCGGCAAAACCTGCCGCTTCACGGCGAGGCGGTGTCCGTTCCCGGCGGGATGATCGAACCTGGTGAGAGCCCGCTGGAGGCGGCCCGGAGGGAGCTGGGCGAGGAGACAGGAGTTGTCGCTGAGGCACTCAGTCCTCTTGGCGTGTTCGCACCTATGCCGCGTTCGACGCAGCGTCTGCACGTTTTTGAGGCATCCGGTTTGACCGTGGGCGATCCGCAGCTAACCCAAGAGGAGGTCGAGCAGGCCATGGTCGTGGAGTGGTGGCCAGTGGAGAAGGCTGTCGAGGCGGTCTGGGACGGGCTCGTGCAGCTATCTGGTTCAGCGCTGGCATTGCTGGCCTATAGCGCCCGCAGGCCTTCTCTCACGGCGTGA
- a CDS encoding Uma2 family endonuclease, whose product MSGERVVPAWMYEPITADQYAMWTPEQCAGIEIVDGMALVSPSATKRHSRLARVLANALDAAGGPAWNADTDFDVRLQDAPLNNRRPDVTVYRTEVLDVSPTRPEHVLLVVEVVSPGSETTDRIVKADQYARAGIQFYWRLEQVPTGAPVVFTYVLDAASGRYRDDQVFTGVVKVTAPFAVEVDLGGV is encoded by the coding sequence ATGAGCGGGGAGAGGGTTGTGCCGGCCTGGATGTATGAGCCCATCACGGCTGATCAGTACGCGATGTGGACGCCGGAGCAATGCGCGGGCATCGAGATCGTGGACGGGATGGCGCTGGTGAGCCCGAGTGCCACCAAGCGCCACAGTCGCTTGGCTCGGGTGCTGGCCAACGCTCTGGATGCTGCCGGTGGGCCTGCCTGGAATGCCGACACCGACTTTGATGTGCGCTTGCAGGATGCCCCGCTGAACAACCGTCGTCCGGACGTCACGGTCTACCGGACCGAGGTGCTTGATGTCAGCCCTACTCGCCCTGAGCATGTGCTGTTGGTTGTTGAGGTGGTGTCACCGGGATCGGAGACCACGGACCGGATCGTCAAAGCCGATCAGTACGCGAGGGCTGGCATCCAGTTCTACTGGCGGCTTGAGCAGGTTCCAACCGGGGCGCCGGTGGTGTTCACGTACGTTCTTGATGCGGCTAGCGGTCGGTACCGTGATGACCAGGTGTTCACCGGGGTCGTGAAAGTGACGGCGCCGTTCGCCGTCGAAGTGGATCTCGGTGGGGTCTAG
- a CDS encoding recombinase family protein, producing the protein MREFFDVGCSRRLPWSHRPQARQLLQKLDLPDRGGIDAIVVGEAERAFCAGQLTAMIPLFARLGIRVWLPEFDGPFDPDDTTHRVLALQLGAQARREVLRTRFRTLAAMRSQVREQGRYLGGRPPYGYCLVDDGEHPNKAHARWGRRIQRLDPDPRTAGHVRWIFAERLKSRSVAGIARELNETGIACPSGADVNRNQHRHGDVWTEPTVASILANPRYTGYQVWNRQPTDHTSVPAPAPSSGGPSGHEHEYGRLPIQRWGSANDWVVSRVPSHPALVSTEEFIAVQAIHARRPDRHGNRRTYLLASLLKCGLCGRRLDSHWVNNRPGYRCRHGRRTSTHSTGWPYLYVREDEVLALLQQDPDLSQANPTEKALVTALRDHHVVIDCTVQDGRLSIAKTENGPRF; encoded by the coding sequence GTGAGAGAGTTCTTTGACGTCGGGTGCTCCCGTCGTCTGCCCTGGTCGCATCGACCCCAAGCCCGTCAACTCCTGCAGAAGCTCGACCTACCCGACCGTGGAGGCATCGACGCGATCGTGGTCGGGGAGGCCGAGCGAGCCTTCTGTGCTGGGCAGCTGACCGCCATGATCCCGTTGTTCGCACGCCTCGGTATCCGAGTCTGGCTTCCCGAGTTCGACGGCCCCTTCGACCCCGACGACACCACCCACCGCGTCCTCGCCCTCCAACTGGGCGCCCAGGCCCGACGCGAAGTCCTTCGAACACGCTTTCGAACGCTGGCCGCAATGCGGTCCCAAGTTCGCGAACAGGGCCGGTATCTGGGCGGACGCCCGCCCTACGGATACTGCCTGGTCGACGACGGCGAGCACCCCAACAAAGCTCATGCCCGCTGGGGCCGGCGAATCCAACGCCTGGATCCCGATCCCCGCACCGCTGGGCACGTGCGGTGGATCTTCGCCGAGAGACTGAAGTCCCGTAGCGTCGCCGGGATCGCCCGCGAACTCAACGAGACCGGGATCGCCTGCCCATCCGGCGCCGACGTCAACCGCAACCAGCATCGTCACGGTGACGTCTGGACCGAACCGACCGTCGCCTCGATCCTGGCCAATCCCCGCTACACCGGCTACCAGGTCTGGAACCGACAACCCACGGATCACACGAGCGTCCCCGCGCCGGCCCCGTCCTCCGGCGGGCCGTCAGGTCACGAGCATGAGTACGGCCGGTTACCGATTCAGCGATGGGGCTCAGCTAATGACTGGGTCGTCTCGCGCGTCCCCAGCCACCCAGCCCTGGTCAGCACCGAGGAGTTCATCGCCGTCCAGGCCATCCACGCACGCCGCCCAGACCGGCACGGGAACCGGCGAACGTACCTCCTGGCCAGCCTGCTGAAGTGCGGACTGTGCGGGCGCAGACTGGACTCGCACTGGGTCAACAACCGCCCCGGCTACCGCTGCCGACATGGCCGGCGCACCAGCACGCACTCAACCGGGTGGCCGTACCTGTATGTCCGGGAAGACGAAGTCCTCGCACTGCTCCAGCAGGATCCCGACCTCAGCCAAGCGAACCCGACGGAGAAGGCGCTCGTCACCGCCCTCCGAGATCACCACGTGGTGATCGACTGCACCGTCCAGGACGGCCGACTCTCCATCGCCAAAACAGAAAACGGGCCCAGATTCTGA